In the genome of Bradysia coprophila strain Holo2 unplaced genomic scaffold, BU_Bcop_v1 contig_232, whole genome shotgun sequence, one region contains:
- the LOC119075899 gene encoding uncharacterized protein LOC119075899 — protein sequence MEWTPVDWQKIFEDEASDRTAVIISAQRAHFLRDINLPCDFDQYGVVETFRYERYNGYHYSIIQFADAASATNLLRKRYITVRGVDFIVKPFHSVDDLIKSLQCMNGSQPSYHTASDNSERNILHYLNDDCLGEIFRRIHSLFDVVSIENVCTRFRRIAATTFIPLLKRKEIDFTELKPGGNGITVTDIERFLRRHGPAIVSVQLCEHDYRNMSDVVNPILKLLQKHCANLKSLTLFKEPNFRELQDQTLIDIRPLLSKLTYVEIWHQTIYGCRNIPTGRYVELITACTAVETLIANIDSFTLPEINFPQLRVFQTNCVYSKPDQFIGKNRQIEALDIPCKPALLRLIAENMPKCNVFSST from the exons ATGGAATGGACACCGGTCGACTGGCAAAAGATATTTGAGGATGAGGCTTCAGACAGAACAGCCGTAATAATATCAGCACAACGGGCACACTTTCTTCGAGAT ATAAATCTACCGTGTGATTTCGATCAATATGGTGTTGTGGAAACATTTCGATACGAGCGCTACAACGGATACCACTACTCAATCATCCAGTTTGCAGATGCTGCGTCAGCAACGAATTTATTAAGAAAACGTTATATTACTGTGCGCGGTGTGGATTTTATCGTAAAACCGTTCCATTCCGTTGACGACTTAATCAAATCACTTCAATGTATGAACGGTTCACAACCATCGTACCACACAGCGTCAGATAATTccgaaagaaatattttgcattatCTGAACGACGATTGCTTGGGCGAAATATTTCGACGAATTCACAGCTTGTTCGATGTagtttcgattgaaaatgtgTGTACACGTTTCAGGCGAATCGCAGCGACGACTTTCATTCCGCTATTAAAGCGAAAAGAAATCGATTTCACCGAATTAAAGCCAGGTGGAAATGGTATCACCGTGACGGACATTGAACGATTTTTACGTCGTCATGGGCCAGCAATTGTTTCGGTGCAGCTGTGCGAACATGACTATCGCAATATGTCGGACGTAGTGaatccaattttaaaattactgCAAAAGCACTGCGCAAATCTGAAATCGTTGACGCTGTTTAAAGAGCCCAATTTCAGGGAGTTACAAGATCAGACTTTGATCGACATACGTCCACTTTTATCGAAATTAACCTACGTTGAAATTTGGCATCAGACGATATATGGATGTCGAAATATACCGACGGGAAGATACGTTGAATTGATTACGGCTTGTACGGCCGTAGAGACATTGATTGCGAATATTGATTCCTTCACTTTACccgaaatcaattttcctcAGCTAAGAGTCTTTCAAACAAACTGCGTCTATTCAAAACCCGATCAATTTATcggaaaaaatcgtcaaatcgAAGCACTCGACATCCCTTGTAAGCCGGCCCTACTGCGTCTTATTGCCGAAAATATGCCAAAATGCAATGTCTTCTCAAGCACGTAA